The proteins below are encoded in one region of Paenarthrobacter ilicis:
- a CDS encoding OmpA/MotB family protein, which produces MRSRRRRGSQPEEHHVDERWMASYMDMVTVLMCMFIVLFAMSSVDQDKFEKLRNSLATGFGTQISQKVDTATGVVVPAELAASDGEGFSALDLAVKEVDKLTALENEMKDKLAAQGLGANVQFDVGERGLTVKLVGSQTFFQPDMPDLTSRALEILRTIAPTVVGSGLEVMVEGHAAKGITQYASTWELSAARSVNVLRYFVDDSGMPPARIGAVAFGAARQVTDDSTEELMELNRRVDVVLLSASPEDVRALIPGAIEAQTKESAEAAKAAK; this is translated from the coding sequence ATGAGGTCCCGCAGGAGACGGGGCTCCCAGCCCGAAGAGCACCATGTTGACGAGCGCTGGATGGCGTCCTACATGGACATGGTCACCGTGCTGATGTGCATGTTCATTGTCCTGTTCGCCATGTCATCGGTGGACCAGGACAAATTCGAGAAGCTGCGCAATTCCCTGGCCACGGGCTTCGGCACGCAGATCAGCCAAAAGGTGGATACCGCTACCGGTGTGGTGGTCCCCGCGGAGCTTGCGGCTTCGGACGGCGAGGGATTCTCTGCACTTGATCTTGCCGTGAAGGAAGTGGACAAGCTCACTGCCCTCGAAAACGAGATGAAGGACAAGCTGGCCGCCCAGGGATTGGGCGCCAACGTGCAGTTCGACGTGGGGGAGCGCGGACTGACCGTGAAGCTGGTGGGTTCGCAGACGTTCTTCCAGCCGGACATGCCGGACTTGACCAGCCGTGCCCTCGAGATCCTGCGGACCATCGCACCCACGGTGGTGGGTTCAGGGCTTGAGGTCATGGTGGAAGGCCACGCAGCAAAGGGCATCACGCAATATGCCTCCACCTGGGAGCTCTCTGCCGCACGCTCAGTCAATGTGCTCAGGTATTTTGTGGATGACTCCGGCATGCCACCGGCGCGGATCGGCGCGGTGGCTTTCGGCGCCGCACGGCAGGTGACGGACGATTCCACCGAGGAACTCATGGAACTGAACCGGCGGGTGGATGTGGTGCTCCTGTCCGCCAGCCCGGAAGATGTGCGCGCCCTCATTCCGGGTGCCATCGAGGCCCAGACCAAGGAGTCGGCGGAGGCCGCCAAAGCAGCAAAATAG
- the fliP gene encoding flagellar type III secretion system pore protein FliP (The bacterial flagellar biogenesis protein FliP forms a type III secretion system (T3SS)-type pore required for flagellar assembly.), with protein MLSGAAVLLLTGALLLLGTAAAQATPIDPTQPTAPSAPASPGSGNVSIDINGLDGTPSTAVVTLIGITLLSVAPALLLMMTSFTKIFVVLAMTRNALSLPAIPPNQVLAGLALFLSLFVMWPVVSDINTVAVQPYLNGGLDFNGAMSAGWAPLQHFMLAHTREEDIALMTRAAKMDNPANPEAVPFQTLVPAFMVSELRAAFIIGFVIFIPFLVIDLVVSAALMSMGMMMLPPVMISLPFKILLFVLVDGWGLVITSLIQSYSSG; from the coding sequence CTGCTTTCCGGTGCGGCGGTTTTGCTGCTCACAGGGGCTTTGCTGCTGCTGGGAACGGCCGCGGCCCAGGCCACACCCATAGACCCCACCCAACCCACGGCCCCCAGCGCGCCCGCGTCTCCCGGTTCCGGTAACGTCAGCATCGATATCAACGGGCTGGACGGGACGCCGTCCACTGCCGTGGTCACGCTCATCGGGATCACGCTGCTCTCCGTGGCACCGGCATTGCTGCTCATGATGACGTCGTTCACCAAGATCTTCGTGGTGCTGGCAATGACCCGGAATGCCCTGTCACTGCCCGCTATTCCGCCCAACCAAGTTCTTGCCGGGCTGGCCTTGTTCCTCTCCTTGTTCGTCATGTGGCCCGTGGTTTCGGACATCAACACGGTGGCCGTTCAGCCTTACCTGAACGGTGGACTGGACTTCAACGGGGCCATGTCCGCAGGCTGGGCACCGCTCCAGCACTTCATGCTTGCGCATACGCGGGAGGAGGACATCGCGCTGATGACGCGGGCCGCCAAGATGGACAACCCGGCGAATCCGGAGGCCGTGCCGTTCCAAACCTTGGTCCCGGCCTTCATGGTTTCCGAGCTCCGTGCGGCGTTCATCATCGGCTTCGTGATCTTCATCCCCTTCCTGGTCATTGACCTGGTGGTCTCGGCAGCCCTCATGTCCATGGGCATGATGATGCTTCCGCCGGTGATGATCTCCTTGCCGTTCAAGATCCTGCTGTTCGTCCTGGTGGACGGTTGGGGACTGGTCATCACGTCCCTGATCCAGAGCTACTCGAGCGGCTGA
- a CDS encoding helix-turn-helix transcriptional regulator: protein MSQTPFYRAVNAASLGRAISDARKEASLTQQELADRLGTARRTIVRLEHGEAVSVVVAMEAIRVLGRDVALVPRFSKLQVKP, encoded by the coding sequence ATGTCACAAACGCCGTTTTACCGGGCCGTGAATGCCGCTTCCTTGGGGCGGGCCATCAGTGATGCCCGCAAGGAAGCTTCCCTGACCCAGCAGGAACTCGCAGACCGGCTCGGCACCGCCCGCCGGACTATCGTCCGGCTCGAGCACGGCGAAGCGGTCTCCGTAGTCGTCGCCATGGAGGCCATCCGGGTGCTCGGCCGCGACGTCGCCCTGGTCCCGAGATTCTCGAAGCTGCAGGTCAAACCGTGA
- the fliQ gene encoding flagellar biosynthesis protein FliQ, whose translation MDTNAVLDICLQAMIVAAKLAAPTLVTALVVGLAVSLLQSITQLQEATLSFVPKAVAVAIALVVCGHWMISEMVAFTNELFARIPGLIGGA comes from the coding sequence ATGGATACCAACGCCGTCCTGGACATTTGCCTCCAGGCCATGATTGTCGCCGCCAAGCTCGCAGCACCCACGCTGGTCACGGCCCTGGTGGTTGGGCTGGCCGTTTCGTTGCTCCAGTCCATTACCCAGTTGCAGGAAGCCACGTTGTCGTTTGTCCCCAAGGCTGTTGCCGTGGCCATCGCGCTGGTGGTTTGCGGCCACTGGATGATCTCCGAGATGGTGGCGTTCACCAATGAATTGTTCGCCCGGATTCCCGGGCTGATTGGTGGCGCGTGA
- a CDS encoding flagellar FlbD family protein, with amino-acid sequence MIVVTRLNGTRFAVNPDILERIHESPDTHLVTLDGAAYVVRESLAEVVELIANYRAGVLRRAHDLPAVTGYPLSLVRSPEPEEPREPGESPDPGHAPEPTHPNGR; translated from the coding sequence ATGATCGTTGTCACCCGCCTGAACGGCACACGCTTCGCCGTGAATCCGGACATCCTTGAACGGATCCACGAGAGTCCGGACACCCATTTGGTGACGCTCGACGGCGCCGCTTACGTTGTGCGCGAATCATTGGCTGAGGTGGTGGAGCTGATCGCAAACTATCGCGCGGGTGTGCTTCGCCGCGCCCACGACCTTCCAGCCGTGACGGGTTATCCGCTGAGCCTGGTCCGGTCCCCGGAACCGGAGGAACCGAGGGAGCCGGGGGAGTCCCCGGATCCAGGCCACGCACCAGAACCCACCCACCCGAACGGAAGGTAG
- a CDS encoding motility protein A produces MTIVGLLLAFASVVAMVTLEHANLMSLLLPAPMILVFGATIAVGLAGNTLQDVLQAFKDAPKAFLGKPAKPTESIDELVRLAEKARSDGLLSLEEEANNAKDPFLQRSLQNIADGTDAEELRLLMEDEIDTKMRADHVSSKFFAALGGYAPTIGIIGTVVSLTHVLENLSSPDHLGPMIAAAFVATLWGLLSANFIWLPLSAKLKRLSELDVERMTLLMEGLLAVQNGTQPMLLAERLRAMAPADTKGKSKETKDKADDGGKPGKLSASRAA; encoded by the coding sequence ATGACAATCGTCGGTCTGCTGCTGGCCTTTGCATCCGTGGTGGCCATGGTCACCCTGGAACATGCCAACCTCATGTCGCTGCTCCTGCCCGCGCCCATGATCCTTGTTTTTGGTGCCACCATTGCTGTGGGACTGGCCGGAAACACCCTCCAGGATGTGCTCCAGGCCTTCAAGGATGCCCCCAAGGCCTTCCTCGGCAAGCCTGCAAAGCCCACGGAGAGCATTGACGAGCTGGTCCGGCTTGCCGAGAAGGCCCGCAGCGACGGCCTGCTGTCCTTGGAGGAGGAGGCCAACAACGCCAAGGACCCGTTCCTGCAGCGCTCGCTGCAGAACATCGCCGACGGCACGGACGCCGAGGAATTGCGCCTCCTGATGGAGGACGAGATCGACACCAAAATGCGCGCCGATCACGTGTCCTCCAAGTTCTTCGCAGCGCTGGGCGGGTACGCCCCCACCATTGGCATCATCGGTACCGTGGTCTCGCTGACCCACGTTCTGGAAAACCTCTCCTCGCCTGACCATTTGGGGCCGATGATTGCCGCGGCCTTCGTGGCCACCCTTTGGGGCCTGCTGTCCGCGAACTTCATCTGGCTGCCGTTGAGTGCCAAGCTCAAGCGCCTGTCTGAGCTGGACGTCGAACGCATGACGCTGCTGATGGAAGGTCTTCTGGCAGTGCAGAACGGAACCCAGCCGATGCTGCTTGCGGAAAGGCTTCGCGCCATGGCGCCGGCGGACACGAAGGGCAAGTCGAAGGAAACCAAGGACAAAGCGGACGACGGCGGCAAGCCCGGCAAGCTTTCGGCGTCCAGGGCAGCATGA
- a CDS encoding HipA domain-containing protein produces the protein MSPRSKSLEVFLHGKHVGVLSGHGLRMSFQYDTDIVAEYGSSSILLSLSLPVSQKKIDGTAVYNYFDGLLPEGQVRSHLASENGLSTPDALGLLSVLGADCAGAVQALPADTSPNGPTDFHPMTADEVVGVVEALPTWDLPDDLAITASLGGIQSKVLLSRHGDGWAWPGRGTVSTHIIKPEPLDSPVPHLLASENWALKVAASAGLPAAEAHLETFGSREAIVVARYDRTPDGGRLHQEDFTQALALASASKYEASTNPPSRLTQLAKAAAPHSRDDREFRRGLLRAITFNLVIGNGDAHSKNYSVMLRDGGEVMLAPLYDVAPTLLLYAPSYNAGHVVGGQSLLNYLTLEHLIREGVSWGMDTEDAKATAATVLESVATAAALEPPIEEIGFLSELVSTRANDLLAGRTARRALAGQMPAAT, from the coding sequence GTGAGCCCGCGGAGCAAGAGCCTCGAGGTGTTCCTGCATGGGAAGCACGTTGGTGTTCTGAGCGGACACGGGCTCAGAATGTCCTTCCAGTACGACACGGACATCGTTGCTGAATACGGCTCCTCCTCCATCCTCTTGTCCCTCTCACTGCCGGTGAGCCAGAAGAAAATCGACGGAACGGCGGTGTACAACTACTTCGACGGACTCTTGCCGGAGGGCCAGGTGCGCTCCCACCTCGCGTCGGAGAACGGGCTGTCCACCCCGGATGCCCTGGGGCTGCTGTCCGTCCTTGGCGCCGACTGTGCCGGCGCGGTCCAAGCGCTCCCGGCAGACACGTCACCGAACGGCCCCACCGACTTCCACCCGATGACCGCTGACGAAGTCGTCGGCGTCGTCGAGGCTCTGCCGACCTGGGACCTGCCCGATGACCTCGCGATCACCGCATCGCTTGGTGGCATCCAGTCCAAGGTGCTGTTGAGCCGGCACGGTGACGGCTGGGCCTGGCCGGGCCGGGGGACGGTGTCGACGCACATCATCAAGCCGGAGCCTCTGGATTCGCCGGTCCCGCACCTGCTCGCTTCCGAAAACTGGGCGCTGAAAGTGGCCGCTTCGGCCGGCCTGCCCGCCGCGGAAGCACATCTGGAGACGTTTGGGTCGCGCGAGGCGATCGTCGTAGCCAGGTACGACCGGACTCCGGATGGCGGTCGACTCCACCAGGAAGATTTCACCCAAGCCCTGGCGCTGGCAAGCGCCTCCAAGTACGAAGCCTCCACAAACCCACCGTCCCGTTTGACCCAGCTCGCGAAGGCTGCAGCACCGCACAGCAGGGACGACCGGGAATTCCGGCGCGGGCTGCTGCGGGCCATTACCTTCAACCTTGTGATCGGCAACGGGGACGCGCATTCGAAAAATTACTCCGTCATGCTCCGGGACGGCGGCGAAGTGATGCTCGCTCCTCTCTACGACGTCGCCCCTACCCTGCTGCTCTACGCCCCGAGCTACAACGCCGGCCATGTGGTGGGCGGCCAATCACTGCTCAACTACCTCACCCTGGAACACCTCATCCGCGAAGGCGTCTCATGGGGCATGGACACAGAGGATGCAAAGGCGACGGCGGCCACCGTGCTCGAGTCGGTGGCCACCGCGGCGGCCTTGGAGCCCCCCATCGAAGAGATTGGCTTCCTGAGCGAACTCGTCTCAACGCGGGCCAATGACCTGCTTGCGGGCAGGACGGCCCGCCGTGCCCTCGCCGGCCAGATGCCGGCGGCCACCTAG
- a CDS encoding flagellar hook protein FlgE — MLRSLYSGISGLRAHQAMLDVTGNNIANVNTTGYKTSSAQFQDTLSQMTQGASGPQQEVGGSNPAQIGLGVRVAGVSTNFGQGSSQSTGRGTDLMISGEGFFVTGKGTQQYYTRAGNFQMDAAGRLVSPDGGILQGWSATNGVVNTGGATGPITLSPDATAPAVATTNAVLGGNLPSDAATGTSVERQVKVFDANGAERSLTLTFSRTATGWNVAGADANGATGASTLTFANGALTSGGTMTVGGITVAMGAVTGFAQMSTLAVGSQNGSAAGQLESFTLAGDGSLIGSFSNGAKGVLARVALARFTNPEGLEKAGGSTYVATANSGAAQLGVAGEGGLGSLTSGSLEMSNVDLSQEFTNLIVAQRGFQANARIITTSDEVLQELSNLKR, encoded by the coding sequence ATGCTCCGTTCGCTGTACTCCGGAATTTCCGGCCTCCGAGCCCATCAGGCAATGCTTGACGTCACCGGCAACAACATCGCCAACGTCAACACCACCGGCTACAAAACCTCGTCCGCCCAGTTCCAGGACACACTGTCGCAGATGACCCAAGGCGCGTCCGGCCCGCAGCAGGAGGTGGGTGGCTCGAACCCGGCCCAGATCGGACTCGGCGTCCGGGTGGCCGGTGTCAGCACCAACTTCGGCCAAGGTTCCTCGCAGAGCACCGGCCGCGGCACTGACCTGATGATTTCCGGCGAGGGCTTCTTCGTCACGGGCAAGGGCACGCAGCAGTACTACACCCGCGCGGGCAACTTCCAGATGGACGCGGCCGGCCGCTTGGTCAGTCCCGACGGCGGCATCCTCCAGGGCTGGAGCGCCACCAACGGTGTGGTCAACACAGGCGGAGCCACGGGGCCCATCACGTTGTCCCCGGATGCCACAGCTCCGGCAGTTGCGACTACCAACGCGGTGCTCGGCGGCAACCTGCCCTCGGACGCGGCCACTGGCACGTCCGTTGAGCGCCAGGTCAAGGTGTTCGACGCCAATGGAGCTGAGCGCAGCCTCACATTGACCTTCAGCCGCACGGCCACTGGCTGGAATGTGGCGGGCGCGGACGCCAATGGCGCCACGGGTGCTTCCACTCTCACTTTCGCCAACGGTGCGTTGACGTCCGGCGGGACCATGACCGTTGGCGGGATCACCGTGGCCATGGGCGCAGTCACCGGTTTCGCGCAGATGAGCACCCTGGCCGTCGGCAGCCAGAACGGCTCCGCGGCCGGCCAACTTGAGTCCTTCACGCTGGCCGGAGACGGCTCCCTGATCGGATCCTTCAGCAACGGCGCCAAGGGGGTCCTTGCCCGCGTGGCGCTGGCCCGCTTCACCAACCCCGAAGGCTTGGAGAAGGCCGGCGGCTCCACTTACGTTGCCACGGCAAACTCGGGTGCGGCCCAGCTTGGCGTAGCCGGTGAAGGAGGGCTGGGCTCGCTGACGTCCGGTTCGCTGGAGATGTCCAACGTGGACCTGTCCCAGGAATTCACCAACCTGATTGTGGCGCAGCGTGGTTTCCAGGCCAACGCCCGCATCATCACCACCTCCGACGAAGTACTGCAGGAACTGAGCAATCTGAAGCGCTAA
- the fliO gene encoding flagellar biosynthetic protein FliO produces MDSFILGLRVLVALGAVLGFIWLVQKRLGKGKGRRRADAALTVVSRQVIGQKASVVVIDAGDKRFLLGVTEQAVTVLHSSDAPVVAPEAVDAGAPQSAGSFAELFRQASGQASVPLPAVEPVTGSLPVLRRRSELHRGQVQEHPMHGSILSASTWRQASDAIRGRRT; encoded by the coding sequence ATGGACTCATTCATCCTCGGGCTGCGCGTGCTTGTAGCCCTCGGCGCCGTGCTGGGCTTCATTTGGCTTGTGCAGAAGCGCCTGGGGAAGGGCAAGGGCCGGCGTCGCGCGGATGCCGCCCTGACTGTGGTCAGCCGCCAAGTGATCGGTCAAAAGGCGTCGGTGGTGGTGATCGACGCCGGGGACAAGCGTTTCCTGCTGGGCGTCACGGAGCAGGCGGTAACGGTCCTTCACAGCAGCGATGCACCCGTCGTGGCACCGGAAGCAGTTGATGCGGGAGCTCCACAATCCGCCGGGAGCTTCGCGGAACTGTTCAGGCAGGCGTCGGGCCAGGCATCCGTGCCGCTTCCTGCCGTGGAACCGGTCACAGGGTCCCTTCCAGTGCTCCGGCGGCGCAGCGAGCTCCACCGTGGACAGGTGCAGGAGCATCCCATGCACGGCTCCATCCTGTCCGCTTCCACGTGGCGGCAAGCCTCCGACGCCATCCGCGGACGCCGCACTTGA
- the fliN gene encoding flagellar motor switch protein FliN, with protein sequence MSNILTLQAAAAERLARSLPSASTLRVAGIVPAQDAAAHASPSVMATFVGALTADFALLLVDRSFLSAAGGAGLGSAVQSAVQAVDVLRPAMEQAASAFDAGVLGELREEDSAGLLSDPNTAVFELNDGGAPFGWFAVRVRDNGAASTAGARSQGNDMAARLGLISSVEMALTVEIGRTRMSVRDALALEPGKVIELDRSAGAPADVLLNGRLIAHGEVVVVDQDYAVRITRILDGSEGTL encoded by the coding sequence ATGAGCAACATCTTGACCCTTCAGGCGGCCGCAGCCGAGCGCTTGGCCCGCAGCCTGCCCAGCGCATCCACGCTGCGCGTCGCGGGCATTGTTCCGGCCCAGGACGCGGCTGCCCATGCTTCCCCCTCCGTGATGGCCACGTTCGTCGGTGCGTTGACGGCCGATTTCGCGCTGCTGCTGGTGGATCGGTCCTTCCTGTCCGCCGCCGGGGGTGCCGGGTTGGGAAGTGCGGTCCAGAGTGCCGTGCAGGCCGTCGATGTCCTGCGCCCCGCCATGGAACAGGCTGCCTCAGCGTTCGACGCCGGCGTGTTGGGCGAGCTGCGCGAGGAAGACTCCGCCGGGCTGCTGTCCGATCCCAACACTGCAGTTTTTGAACTGAACGACGGCGGCGCCCCCTTCGGCTGGTTTGCCGTCCGCGTGCGTGACAATGGGGCAGCGTCGACTGCCGGTGCCCGCAGCCAAGGCAATGACATGGCCGCCAGGTTGGGCCTTATCAGCAGCGTCGAAATGGCGTTGACGGTGGAGATCGGCCGTACCCGGATGTCGGTACGCGACGCCTTGGCCCTTGAGCCCGGGAAGGTCATTGAACTGGACCGGTCAGCCGGTGCGCCGGCTGACGTGCTGCTCAACGGCAGGCTGATCGCCCACGGCGAAGTGGTTGTTGTGGACCAGGACTACGCCGTCCGCATCACCCGCATCCTGGACGGTTCAGAGGGCACGTTGTAG
- a CDS encoding flagellar biosynthetic protein FliR yields MDIPIDQSWIQVLLLASVRMTAFLVVAPPFAHHAIPARIKAMLGIGLGLAVSQRLSAGSVPADTAGFVAAVVLELVTGLVLGFLVMVIFAAIQSAGSLVDLFSGFQMAQAFDPQMMVNGAQFTRLLQMAALALLFASDGYQVVIAGLTGSFKALPLAGGFDLSQPVEAMIGAVTGMFLAAVQIAGPLLVVLVLADVGLGLLTRVAPALNAFSLGFPLKIFITLALAGFLFLALPRLVAMLAEQAASTLLGVG; encoded by the coding sequence GTGGACATCCCCATCGACCAGTCGTGGATCCAGGTCCTGTTGCTGGCGTCGGTCCGCATGACTGCCTTTCTGGTGGTGGCGCCGCCGTTCGCCCACCACGCCATACCGGCCCGCATCAAGGCGATGCTTGGTATCGGATTGGGTCTGGCTGTCTCCCAGCGGCTGTCCGCCGGCTCCGTCCCTGCGGACACGGCCGGGTTCGTGGCAGCCGTGGTTCTGGAGCTCGTGACGGGGCTGGTCCTGGGTTTCCTGGTGATGGTGATTTTCGCCGCGATCCAGTCTGCCGGGAGCTTGGTTGACCTCTTCAGCGGGTTCCAGATGGCGCAGGCTTTCGATCCGCAAATGATGGTCAACGGGGCCCAGTTCACCCGGTTGCTCCAAATGGCCGCCCTGGCCCTTCTCTTTGCCTCGGATGGCTACCAAGTGGTCATTGCTGGGCTCACGGGCAGCTTCAAGGCCTTGCCGCTGGCCGGTGGCTTCGACCTCAGCCAACCCGTCGAAGCCATGATCGGCGCCGTCACAGGGATGTTCCTGGCCGCGGTGCAGATCGCCGGCCCGCTCCTGGTGGTGCTGGTGCTTGCCGACGTCGGGCTCGGGTTGCTGACCCGGGTGGCACCTGCCCTCAATGCGTTCTCCCTGGGCTTTCCACTCAAGATCTTTATCACCCTGGCCTTGGCCGGCTTTCTTTTCCTTGCCCTGCCCCGGCTGGTAGCCATGCTCGCCGAGCAGGCGGCCAGCACACTCCTGGGGGTGGGCTAG
- a CDS encoding EscU/YscU/HrcU family type III secretion system export apparatus switch protein has translation MADSQEKTEQATDKRMREVREKGQLSRSQDLMAWLAVGAAAAMLPATIGHASNAAVDQLFTVKGVIAEPDPAKAVAALEAGLGSLAGILGPLLLVVTVVVLAGSALQGGIRFKKFRAEFEHFNLLAGFKRMFGGQALWGGVKALLKTAVVGLVLYAVVQGLMPVLLTAGGMPVAGVLAAAAGGIGALIQFAVAAGLVLAAADIFVVMRRNRKKTRMSKKEVQDENKNTDGDPLIKSQRRSRQLSMSRNRMIAAIGDADVVLVNPTHVAVALKYDAGTSAPRVVAKGSGLIAARIREEAETKGVPMVQDIPLARALHSACGLGQEIPVELYRSVAGVLAFVMSLKTRGTARGIHRMKESLRA, from the coding sequence GTGGCGGATTCGCAAGAGAAAACAGAACAAGCCACTGATAAGCGGATGCGCGAAGTCCGGGAGAAGGGCCAGCTTTCCCGTTCCCAGGACCTCATGGCCTGGCTGGCAGTCGGGGCCGCCGCAGCGATGCTCCCGGCCACTATCGGCCACGCCTCCAATGCCGCGGTGGACCAGCTTTTTACCGTCAAAGGTGTGATCGCGGAACCCGATCCCGCCAAAGCCGTGGCAGCGCTTGAAGCAGGGCTGGGCTCCTTGGCAGGCATTCTTGGCCCGTTGCTCCTGGTGGTCACCGTGGTGGTCCTGGCGGGGTCTGCGCTGCAGGGTGGCATCCGCTTCAAGAAGTTCCGCGCCGAGTTCGAGCACTTCAACCTACTGGCCGGCTTCAAGAGGATGTTTGGCGGGCAGGCACTCTGGGGAGGCGTCAAAGCATTGCTGAAGACCGCCGTCGTGGGTCTTGTCCTTTACGCCGTGGTGCAGGGGCTCATGCCCGTGTTGCTGACAGCCGGCGGCATGCCGGTGGCCGGTGTGCTGGCAGCTGCCGCCGGCGGGATCGGTGCACTCATCCAGTTTGCTGTTGCGGCAGGCCTGGTGCTGGCCGCGGCGGATATTTTCGTGGTGATGAGGCGTAACCGGAAAAAGACCCGGATGTCCAAGAAGGAAGTCCAGGACGAGAACAAGAACACCGACGGCGACCCCCTCATCAAGTCCCAGCGCCGGTCCCGGCAGCTCAGCATGAGCCGGAACCGGATGATCGCGGCGATCGGCGACGCCGACGTGGTTCTGGTCAACCCGACGCACGTCGCCGTCGCACTGAAATACGACGCCGGCACTTCGGCGCCCCGCGTCGTGGCCAAGGGATCGGGCCTGATCGCAGCACGGATCAGGGAGGAAGCGGAGACCAAGGGAGTACCCATGGTGCAGGACATCCCGCTGGCCCGGGCCCTTCATTCGGCGTGTGGGCTGGGGCAGGAGATTCCGGTTGAGCTGTATCGATCGGTGGCCGGAGTGCTGGCCTTCGTGATGTCGCTGAAGACGCGGGGAACGGCACGGGGTATCCATCGGATGAAAGAAAGTTTGCGGGCATGA
- a CDS encoding flagellar motor switch protein FliM, with protein MGEPEDRAAARQRSVDVYDFRRPTTLPRQHSRVLEVAFETFARQWGTQLTAKIRLKSTATLEQLSMQSYDEYSASLPSVTSMVLCRIDGSESRLVIQFPATAALSWLSRMLGGSRDTAVPERKFTQIEQALVSRMVEEVLEDLRYSLGNLLTQAVTMDGIQYNSQFAQAAAPSELMIVASFSVNVGETQCAATLAIPADVLLSRLGDVNPTVHSVDNEALVRAQLAQVPVDVAVQLTPAPVTPGQILGLAVGDVLPLPHLENRPFDVTINGTRLANAAAARNGSRAAAVIVTTEEYQR; from the coding sequence GTGGGAGAACCGGAAGATCGCGCGGCAGCACGCCAGCGCAGCGTGGACGTCTATGACTTCCGTCGACCCACCACTTTGCCGCGCCAGCACAGCCGCGTGCTGGAGGTCGCCTTCGAAACCTTCGCACGCCAGTGGGGTACCCAGCTCACCGCCAAGATCCGGCTGAAGTCCACGGCCACGCTGGAGCAGCTGAGCATGCAGAGCTACGACGAATACTCTGCGTCGCTGCCGTCCGTCACGTCCATGGTGCTGTGCCGGATCGATGGCAGCGAGTCCCGTCTGGTCATCCAGTTCCCCGCCACGGCCGCGTTGTCCTGGCTGAGCCGCATGCTGGGTGGTTCCAGGGATACAGCGGTCCCTGAGCGGAAGTTCACTCAGATTGAGCAGGCCCTGGTGTCCCGCATGGTGGAGGAAGTGCTGGAGGATCTCCGCTACTCCCTGGGCAACCTCCTGACCCAGGCCGTGACCATGGACGGCATCCAGTACAACTCACAATTTGCGCAGGCGGCCGCGCCGTCGGAGCTCATGATCGTGGCATCGTTCAGCGTCAACGTCGGTGAAACACAGTGTGCTGCCACCTTGGCCATCCCCGCAGACGTCCTTCTGTCCAGGCTCGGCGATGTGAATCCAACCGTCCACAGCGTGGACAACGAGGCACTGGTCCGTGCCCAGCTTGCGCAGGTCCCCGTGGACGTGGCGGTCCAGTTGACCCCCGCGCCGGTGACGCCAGGGCAAATCCTGGGTCTCGCCGTCGGCGATGTCCTGCCTTTGCCCCACCTTGAGAACCGGCCTTTTGACGTCACCATCAATGGCACCCGCCTGGCCAACGCAGCGGCCGCCCGCAACGGCTCGCGGGCCGCCGCGGTCATCGTCACAACCGAGGAGTACCAGCGATGA